One window of Quercus robur chromosome 12, dhQueRobu3.1, whole genome shotgun sequence genomic DNA carries:
- the LOC126709158 gene encoding cinnamoyl-CoA reductase-like SNL6 produces MAPASFHHTSNTVCVMDASGRLGSTLVERLLQRGYTVHAAVQHHDELQFNGLASDNKKLKIFHSDPYDYQSIIDALKGCSGLFYTFEPPKDQPSYDEFMAEVEVRAAHNVLEACAQTETLEKVVFTSSVTAVVWRDDRKSTASDLDERHWSDINFCRKYKLWHAVSKTLAEKTAWALAMDRGVNMVSINAGLIMGPDLSITNPYLKGAAEMYEDGVLVTVDLNSLVEAHICVYEDISSYGRYLSFNHVINRHEDAVKLAQMLTSSAPMLPQSGEQDMKIIQQRISNKKLNKLMVNFEGGSDENSS; encoded by the exons ATGGCACCAGCTTCTTTCCATCACACCTCAAATACAGTATGTGTTATGGATGCCTCAGGGCGCCTAGGCTCGACCCTGGTCGAGCGTCTCCTCCAAAGAGGCTACACTGTCCACGCTGCGGTTCAACACCATG ATGAATTGCAATTTAATGGGCTTGCTTCTGATAACAAGAAACTGAAGATTTTCCATTCAGATCCCTACGACTATCAAAGCATAATTGATGCTTTGAAGGGCTGCTCTGGCTTGTTTTACACATTTGAGCCCCCAAAAGACCAACCCTCCTATGAT GAATTTATGGCGGAAGTGGAGGTGAGGGCAGCACACAACGTTCTAGAAGCTTGTGCACAAACAGAAACATTGGAGAAGGTGGTTTTCACATCCTCGGTCACAGCCGTCGTTTGGAGAGATGATCGTAAGTCCACAGCATCTGATTTGGATGAGAGACACTGGAGTGACATTAATTTTTGTCGTAAATATAag TTGTGGCATGCGGTATCAAAGACACTAGCAGAAAAGACAGCATGGGCCTTAGCAATGGACAGGGGAGTGAATATGGTATCAATCAATGCAGGGTTGATTATGGGCCCTGATCTGTCTATTACTAACCCATATTTGAAGGGAGCTGCTGAGATGTACGAAGATGGAGTGTTGGTGACCGTCGATCTCAATTCTTTGGTGGAAGCCCACATTTGTGTCTACGAAGATATCTCATCCTATGGACGTTATTTATCTTTCAATCATGTTATTAATCGACATGAAGATGCTGTTAAGCTTGCCCAGATGTTGACCTCTTCTGCCCCTATGTTACCTCAaag CGGTGAGCAGGATATGAAGATCATCCAACAGAGGATAAGCAACAAGAAATTGAACAAATTGATGGTGAATTTCGAGGGTGGGAGTGATGAAAACTCATCgtga